Proteins from one Acidiphilium multivorum AIU301 genomic window:
- a CDS encoding YggS family pyridoxal phosphate-dependent enzyme, translating into MSEFSPETIRPETIRPALDSIRARIATAAQGRAVTLIAVSKTKPVAAIEAALAAGQLVFGENRVQEAAAKFPLLRAAHPGLALHLIGPLQTNKAREAVALFDCIDSLDRPKLADALAAAAERAGQMPRLLVQVNVGDEPQKAGVSPAEADGFIRAMRARFGERLRGLMAIPPLGEDPAPHFGTLVAMADTHGLPVRSIGMSDDFETAIACGATEVRVGSALFGARHAPQ; encoded by the coding sequence ATGAGCGAATTCAGCCCCGAGACGATCAGGCCCGAGACGATCAGGCCCGCCCTCGATTCCATCCGCGCGCGCATCGCCACGGCCGCGCAGGGACGCGCGGTCACGCTCATCGCGGTGTCGAAAACCAAGCCGGTCGCGGCGATCGAGGCGGCACTCGCCGCCGGGCAACTCGTGTTCGGCGAGAACCGGGTGCAGGAGGCGGCGGCGAAGTTCCCGCTCCTGCGCGCGGCGCATCCGGGCCTCGCGCTGCACCTGATCGGGCCGTTGCAGACCAACAAGGCGCGCGAGGCGGTGGCTTTGTTCGACTGCATCGATTCGCTCGACCGGCCGAAACTCGCCGATGCGCTGGCGGCGGCGGCCGAGCGCGCCGGGCAAATGCCGCGGCTGCTGGTGCAGGTGAATGTCGGCGACGAGCCGCAGAAGGCCGGGGTGAGCCCGGCCGAGGCGGATGGCTTCATCCGCGCGATGCGCGCCCGGTTCGGCGAGCGGTTGCGGGGGCTGATGGCGATTCCCCCGCTCGGCGAGGACCCCGCGCCGCATTTCGGCACCCTCGTCGCCATGGCCGACACGCACGGGCTGCCGGTGCGCTCGATCGGCATGTCCGACGATTTCGAGACCGCGATCGCCTGCGGGGCGACCGAGGTGCGCGTCGGCTCGGCGCTGTTCGGCGCCCGCCACGCGCCTCAGTAG
- a CDS encoding NAD(P)-dependent oxidoreductase has translation MHIHIQEFADSPYLKLTAAEFHEAAALAGGIGEGHTLTVGETEAEFAAAAPGIEALIATPAAIRRLDLSIAPKLRLIQSTSAGVDPLAPFDMIPDGVMLLNNRGVHADRAGEFAIMAMLMLATHMPAFATDQRAHRWQRRSSGTVAGMRATIVGVGGLGGGAARRARQFGIHVTGVRNGAAPHPDCDATRPVGDLDLILPHTDFLLLTCPLTAATRNLLDARRLALLPPHAGVINMGRGALVDQPALCAALRAGSIAGAVLDVFTTEPVPPDDPVWDTPNLVMTPHISSDDPARYNAATLASFFAALRALAAGRVPATLVDFARGY, from the coding sequence ATGCACATCCACATCCAGGAATTCGCCGACAGCCCCTATCTCAAGCTGACGGCGGCCGAATTTCACGAGGCCGCCGCGCTGGCCGGCGGGATCGGCGAGGGGCATACGCTGACCGTGGGCGAGACCGAGGCGGAGTTCGCCGCCGCGGCACCCGGGATCGAGGCGCTGATCGCCACGCCCGCCGCGATCCGCCGGCTCGACCTCTCGATCGCGCCGAAGCTGCGGCTGATCCAGTCCACCTCCGCCGGCGTCGACCCGCTCGCCCCGTTCGACATGATCCCCGACGGGGTGATGCTGCTGAACAATCGCGGCGTGCATGCCGACCGCGCCGGCGAGTTCGCGATCATGGCGATGCTGATGCTGGCGACCCACATGCCCGCCTTCGCGACCGACCAGCGGGCGCATCGCTGGCAGCGCCGGTCCTCCGGCACGGTGGCCGGCATGCGGGCGACGATCGTCGGCGTCGGCGGGCTCGGCGGCGGCGCGGCGCGGCGGGCGCGGCAGTTCGGCATCCATGTCACCGGCGTGCGCAACGGCGCCGCGCCGCACCCCGATTGCGACGCGACGCGGCCGGTCGGCGATCTCGACCTGATCCTGCCGCACACCGATTTCCTGCTGCTGACCTGCCCGCTCACCGCGGCGACGCGCAACCTGCTCGATGCGCGGCGGCTGGCGCTGCTGCCGCCGCATGCCGGGGTGATCAACATGGGCCGCGGCGCGCTGGTGGATCAGCCGGCACTCTGTGCTGCGCTGCGCGCGGGCAGCATCGCCGGCGCGGTGCTCGACGTGTTCACGACCGAGCCGGTCCCGCCGGACGATCCGGTGTGGGACACGCCGAACCTGGTCATGACGCCGCATATCTCGTCGGACGATCCGGCGCGCTACAACGCGGCGACGCTGGCCAGCTTCTTCGCCGCGCTGCGGGCGCTGGCCGCCGGGCGCGTCCCGGCCACGCTGGTCGATTTCGCGAGAGGCTACTGA
- a CDS encoding DUF445 domain-containing protein → MDAMTENDPEAALRRSLFRHRAFATGLLALMAALMAAGYAMPPDPAALFLRDAAKAGLIGGIADWFAVTALFRHPLGLPIPHTAILPAQKERLGAALGRFVANHVFTGADVTRFLAGLDIPALLGRFLADPAMSTPLAEAIAGALPRLLDSVEDGRARRVLGRLLPRMAGGPTAGRLVARALASLVESGRHQEVFSFILGQLRLLLQSREAELKQAVRERVREQGGALVGWAVGANIAARVVTALNTELERVDPDGSELRAAFDEWVRREIVRLTEDPERAAELGAALRGVVGHESVRAWGAELWSRLRAAIAADAARPGGHAQQLIAGALANFGALLAGDPTMRARISAGAGMVVTRLLPGAQAEIAGFIGRVIGNWDAATITERLELRVGKDLQYIRVNGTLVGFLIGGLIFLVLHFGFHQPG, encoded by the coding sequence ATGGACGCGATGACCGAAAACGACCCTGAAGCCGCGCTCCGTCGCTCGCTCTTCCGGCATCGTGCCTTCGCGACCGGGCTGCTGGCGCTGATGGCGGCGCTGATGGCGGCGGGATACGCCATGCCGCCCGACCCCGCCGCCCTGTTCCTGCGCGATGCCGCCAAGGCCGGGCTGATCGGCGGCATCGCCGACTGGTTCGCCGTGACCGCGCTGTTCCGCCACCCGCTCGGCCTGCCGATTCCGCACACCGCCATCCTGCCGGCGCAGAAGGAGCGGCTCGGCGCCGCCCTGGGCCGGTTCGTCGCCAACCACGTGTTCACCGGCGCCGATGTGACGCGGTTTCTCGCCGGGCTCGACATTCCCGCCCTGCTCGGCCGGTTCCTCGCCGATCCGGCGATGTCCACACCGCTGGCGGAGGCCATCGCCGGGGCGCTGCCGCGCCTGCTCGATTCGGTCGAGGATGGCCGGGCGCGGCGGGTGCTCGGCCGCCTGCTGCCGCGCATGGCGGGCGGGCCGACCGCCGGCCGCCTCGTCGCCCGCGCGCTGGCCTCGCTGGTCGAGAGCGGGCGGCACCAGGAGGTGTTCAGCTTCATCCTCGGCCAGCTCCGCCTGCTGCTGCAAAGCCGCGAGGCCGAGCTGAAGCAGGCGGTGCGCGAGCGCGTGCGCGAGCAGGGCGGCGCGCTGGTCGGCTGGGCGGTGGGGGCGAACATCGCCGCGCGCGTCGTCACCGCGCTCAATACCGAGCTGGAGCGCGTCGACCCCGATGGCTCCGAGCTGCGCGCCGCCTTCGACGAATGGGTGCGCCGCGAGATCGTCCGCCTCACCGAGGACCCCGAACGCGCCGCCGAACTCGGCGCCGCGCTGCGCGGGGTGGTGGGGCATGAGAGCGTGCGCGCCTGGGGGGCGGAGCTGTGGTCGCGGCTGCGCGCCGCGATCGCGGCGGACGCGGCGCGGCCGGGCGGGCACGCGCAGCAGCTGATCGCCGGCGCCCTCGCCAATTTCGGCGCGCTGCTCGCCGGGGATCCCACCATGCGCGCGCGCATTTCCGCCGGCGCGGGCATGGTCGTCACCCGCCTGCTGCCGGGGGCGCAGGCCGAGATCGCCGGGTTCATCGGCCGCGTGATCGGCAACTGGGACGCCGCGACGATCACCGAGCGGCTGGAACTGCGCGTCGGCAAGGACCTGCAATATATCCGCGTCAACGGCACGCTGGTCGGCTTCCTGATCGGCGGGCTGATCTTCCTTGTCCTGCATTTCGGATTTCACCAGCCGGGGTAA
- a CDS encoding nicotinate phosphoribosyltransferase produces the protein MPDASALLTDLYELSMLEAYAARGMTGSAVFELFFRRLPPERGFLLAAGLDQAVTFLEGMRFDAEDLAWLRDTGRFAPGFIDSLAGFRFTGDVDAVPEGTAVFADEPVLRVTAPLPEAQFVETRLLNIVHFQTVIASKAARMVLASGGRQLVDFGLRRAHGGEAGLFAARAAWLAGFDATATVLAGRRFGIPLMGTMAHAFVEAHDGETEAFLDFARTRPAGLCLLIDTYDTERGAARVAALAPRLAAEGIAIAAVRLDSGDLAYHARAVRGILDAAGCGAIRIFASGGLDEARIARLAGAPIDGFGIGTALTTASDAPALDCAYKLQAYAGRPRRKRSEGKATWPGAKQVWRRLAADGTILGDTVGLHDEPPTGTALLRPVMRAGRRVDPATADLAAARQRAAAALASLPPALRRLEPGTVPVTISPAIRALAAAADRAAAGEP, from the coding sequence ATGCCGGACGCCAGCGCATTGCTGACCGACCTCTACGAGCTGTCGATGCTCGAAGCCTACGCGGCGCGGGGCATGACCGGCAGCGCGGTGTTCGAGCTGTTCTTCCGCCGCCTGCCGCCCGAGCGCGGCTTCCTGCTCGCGGCAGGGCTGGACCAGGCGGTGACGTTCCTCGAGGGCATGCGTTTCGACGCCGAGGATCTGGCCTGGCTGCGCGATACCGGCCGGTTCGCGCCGGGCTTCATCGACAGTCTCGCCGGGTTCCGCTTCACCGGCGACGTCGATGCGGTGCCCGAGGGCACGGCCGTCTTCGCCGACGAGCCGGTGCTGCGGGTCACCGCGCCGCTGCCCGAGGCGCAGTTCGTGGAAACCCGCCTCCTCAACATCGTTCATTTCCAGACCGTCATCGCCTCGAAGGCGGCGCGGATGGTGCTCGCGTCGGGCGGGCGCCAGCTCGTCGATTTCGGGCTGCGCCGCGCCCATGGCGGCGAGGCCGGGCTGTTCGCCGCCCGCGCCGCCTGGCTCGCCGGCTTCGACGCCACCGCCACCGTGCTCGCCGGCCGCCGGTTCGGCATTCCGCTCATGGGCACGATGGCCCATGCCTTCGTCGAGGCGCATGACGGCGAGACCGAGGCCTTCCTCGACTTCGCGCGCACCCGCCCCGCCGGGCTCTGCCTGCTGATCGACACCTACGACACCGAGCGCGGCGCCGCGCGGGTCGCGGCGCTGGCGCCCCGCCTCGCGGCGGAGGGCATCGCGATCGCGGCGGTCAGGCTCGACAGCGGCGATCTCGCCTATCACGCAAGGGCGGTGCGCGGCATTCTCGACGCGGCGGGATGCGGCGCGATCCGGATCTTCGCCAGCGGCGGGCTCGACGAGGCGCGGATCGCGCGCCTCGCCGGCGCGCCGATCGACGGGTTCGGCATCGGCACCGCGCTGACCACCGCGAGCGACGCCCCGGCGCTCGACTGCGCCTACAAGCTGCAGGCCTATGCCGGCCGGCCGCGGCGCAAGCGCAGCGAGGGCAAGGCCACCTGGCCCGGCGCCAAGCAGGTCTGGCGCCGCCTCGCCGCCGACGGAACCATCCTCGGCGATACCGTCGGGCTGCACGACGAACCGCCCACCGGCACGGCGCTGCTGCGCCCGGTGATGCGCGCCGGCCGGCGCGTCGACCCGGCAACGGCGGATCTCGCCGCCGCCCGGCAGCGGGCCGCCGCCGCGCTCGCCAGCCTGCCCCCGGCGCTGCGCCGGCTCGAACCCGGCACGGTGCCGGTGACGATCAGCCCCGCCATCCGCGCCCTCGCCGCCGCGGCGGACCGCGCGGCGGCCGGTGAACCCTGA
- a CDS encoding phosphotransferase: protein MSPHPEDQRRVIAFLSRPESHGLATGTVERIETHCSIVFLAGPHAFKLKRAIRYSALDYTTPAARRAACEAELVLNRRTAPTLYLTVRAITRDEKGHLAFDGPGTAVDHVVVMRRFDQSDLFDAMAARDALTPALMRELGAAIARFHLAAESRPDHGGSEAIERVIAANERELALTARTLDGAAVDTLSRHARATLAGLAPLLDWRRSSGRVRRCHGDLRLANICLFGGRPTMFDCIEFSDEIGCIDLLYDLAFLLMDLELRGRRDLANAVFNAHADVAPDAMGLRAMPLFLALRAATRSYALAGGARRQTDSARALLLAAQARRHVAAGLDFLAPARPRVIAVGGGGADRSHRAAACAGRAAPAPGARIVRPDAAGDAAWHEAAETLAAGCSVVIDAAFGDEATRARALALATAHAAPFEGLWSLGPVPPDAAAWRPPDAAKRTSP, encoded by the coding sequence ATGTCGCCGCACCCCGAGGATCAGCGGCGCGTCATCGCCTTCCTCTCCCGCCCGGAGAGCCACGGCCTCGCCACCGGCACGGTGGAGCGGATCGAGACCCATTGCTCGATCGTCTTTCTCGCCGGTCCGCACGCCTTCAAGCTCAAGCGGGCGATCCGCTATTCGGCGCTTGACTACACCACGCCCGCCGCCCGCCGCGCCGCCTGCGAGGCCGAGCTGGTGCTCAACCGCCGCACCGCGCCGACGCTCTATCTCACCGTCCGCGCCATCACCCGCGACGAAAAGGGCCACCTCGCCTTCGATGGTCCGGGTACCGCGGTCGATCATGTCGTCGTCATGCGGCGCTTCGACCAGTCCGACCTGTTCGACGCGATGGCCGCGCGCGACGCGCTCACGCCGGCGCTGATGCGCGAGCTCGGCGCCGCCATCGCCCGCTTTCATCTCGCCGCCGAATCCCGGCCCGACCACGGCGGCAGCGAGGCGATCGAGCGCGTGATCGCCGCCAACGAGCGCGAACTGGCCCTGACCGCCCGCACGCTCGACGGTGCCGCGGTCGACACGCTGAGCCGCCACGCCCGCGCCACCCTGGCCGGGCTCGCGCCGCTGCTCGACTGGCGGCGCTCGAGCGGCCGGGTGCGGCGCTGCCACGGCGATCTGCGGCTCGCCAATATCTGCCTGTTCGGCGGCCGTCCGACGATGTTCGACTGCATCGAGTTCAGCGACGAGATCGGCTGCATCGACCTGCTCTACGACCTTGCCTTCCTGCTGATGGACCTCGAGCTGCGCGGCCGGCGCGACCTCGCCAACGCGGTGTTCAACGCCCATGCGGATGTCGCGCCGGATGCGATGGGGCTGCGCGCCATGCCGCTTTTCCTCGCCCTGCGCGCCGCGACCCGCAGCTACGCGCTGGCCGGCGGCGCGCGGCGCCAGACCGATTCCGCGCGGGCGCTGCTGCTGGCGGCGCAGGCCAGGCGCCATGTCGCCGCCGGCCTCGATTTCCTCGCCCCGGCCCGGCCGCGCGTGATCGCCGTCGGCGGCGGCGGCGCGGACCGGAGCCACCGTGCCGCGGCATGCGCCGGCCGCGCCGCGCCCGCGCCCGGCGCGCGGATCGTGAGGCCGGATGCGGCGGGCGACGCCGCCTGGCACGAGGCGGCGGAAACCCTCGCCGCCGGCTGCTCGGTCGTGATCGATGCGGCGTTCGGCGACGAAGCCACCCGCGCCCGCGCCCTCGCCCTCGCCACCGCCCACGCCGCGCCGTTCGAGGGGCTGTGGAGCCTCGGCCCGGTGCCGCCGGATGCCGCCGCCTGGCGCCCGCCCGATGCCGCGAAAAGGACATCCCCATGA
- a CDS encoding ribose-phosphate diphosphokinase has product MTRAPLSLFGLHGSRPLAEQVAARLEIALAAHEERDFEDGEHKARPLQDVRGHDAFVLHTLHGGEGDSANDRLCRLLFFCGALRDAGAARVTAVAPYLCYARKDRRTKTNDPVTTRYVAAMFEAVGIGQVITLEVHNLAAFENAFRCPSLHVPAAPLFAAHFAPLLRRVPAVVVSPDTGGAKRAEQVREALESLRGAPVGAAFMEKHRSGGVVTGTLFAGDVRGRVAIIVDDLISTGGTLLRAARACREAGAAEIHAAAAHGLFTGGAEDLFAAGLFESVVVSSTVPPFRLAGAARARLTILDAAEPLARAIAACHDAG; this is encoded by the coding sequence ATGACCCGCGCCCCGCTCTCGCTGTTCGGCCTGCATGGCAGCCGACCGCTCGCCGAACAGGTCGCCGCCCGGCTGGAAATCGCCCTCGCCGCGCACGAGGAGCGCGACTTCGAGGATGGCGAGCACAAGGCCCGCCCGTTGCAGGACGTGCGCGGCCACGACGCCTTCGTGCTGCACACCCTGCACGGCGGCGAGGGCGATTCGGCGAATGACCGGCTCTGCCGCCTGCTGTTCTTCTGCGGCGCGCTGCGCGATGCCGGCGCCGCGCGGGTCACGGCGGTTGCGCCCTATCTCTGCTACGCGCGGAAGGACCGGCGGACCAAGACCAACGATCCCGTCACCACCCGCTACGTCGCCGCGATGTTCGAGGCGGTCGGCATCGGCCAGGTGATCACGCTGGAGGTGCACAACCTCGCCGCGTTCGAGAACGCCTTCCGCTGCCCGAGCCTGCACGTCCCCGCCGCACCGCTGTTCGCCGCGCATTTCGCGCCCCTGCTGCGCCGGGTTCCGGCGGTGGTGGTGTCGCCGGATACCGGCGGCGCCAAGCGCGCCGAACAGGTCCGCGAGGCGCTGGAATCCCTGCGCGGCGCGCCGGTGGGCGCCGCCTTCATGGAAAAGCACCGCTCCGGCGGGGTGGTGACCGGCACGCTCTTCGCCGGCGACGTGCGCGGCCGCGTGGCCATCATCGTCGACGACCTGATCAGCACCGGCGGCACGCTGCTGCGCGCGGCCCGCGCCTGCCGCGAGGCCGGCGCCGCCGAAATCCACGCCGCCGCGGCGCACGGCCTGTTCACCGGCGGCGCCGAAGACCTCTTCGCCGCCGGCCTGTTCGAGAGCGTCGTGGTCAGCAGCACGGTGCCGCCGTTTCGCCTCGCCGGGGCGGCCAGGGCGCGGCTGACGATCCTCGACGCCGCCGAGCCGCTCGCCCGGGCGATCGCCGCCTGCCACGATGCCGGCTGA
- a CDS encoding RMD1 family protein → MPADPPLPAAADAIAALAARGDIAVRALLLGERLDLRRLDRAKPLATAPLALALPAAGGVAVLFRYGAAVLFGADEGATARLLAALAPFVAEPFASPETETARLRIGPGPPPAGDEGAIVLPHCAIEHLQLIADVLAKSLVLARYETVMAGMFDRIEPLAAELRARGRVNARGRVLLRQIGVVLGIQHRMVGRAETAEKPELLWDHPELERLHLHLAEEYELRERDRALDRKLDLAGRTVETLLGLVQARSSLRVEWYIVALILAELGLALYTLPPLR, encoded by the coding sequence ATGCCGGCTGACCCTCCCCTCCCCGCCGCGGCGGACGCCATCGCGGCGCTGGCGGCGCGGGGCGACATCGCGGTCCGGGCGCTGCTGCTCGGCGAGCGGCTGGACCTGCGGCGGCTCGACCGGGCGAAGCCATTGGCGACGGCGCCGCTCGCGCTCGCGCTTCCGGCGGCCGGCGGCGTCGCGGTCCTGTTCCGCTACGGCGCCGCGGTGCTGTTCGGCGCCGACGAGGGGGCAACGGCCCGCCTTCTCGCCGCGCTCGCGCCCTTCGTCGCCGAGCCCTTCGCCAGCCCCGAGACCGAGACGGCCCGCCTGCGGATCGGCCCCGGGCCGCCGCCGGCCGGCGACGAGGGCGCCATCGTGCTGCCGCACTGCGCGATCGAGCATCTGCAACTGATCGCCGACGTGCTGGCGAAGAGCCTGGTGCTGGCGCGTTACGAAACGGTGATGGCCGGGATGTTCGACCGGATCGAGCCGCTCGCCGCGGAACTGCGCGCGCGGGGCCGGGTGAACGCGCGCGGGCGGGTATTGCTGCGGCAGATCGGCGTCGTCCTCGGCATCCAGCACCGCATGGTCGGCCGCGCCGAGACGGCGGAAAAGCCCGAACTGCTCTGGGACCATCCCGAACTCGAACGCCTGCACCTGCATCTCGCCGAGGAATACGAGCTCCGCGAGCGCGACCGCGCGCTCGACCGCAAGCTCGATCTCGCCGGCCGGACGGTGGAGACCCTGCTCGGTCTCGTCCAGGCGCGCAGCAGCCTGCGGGTCGAGTGGTACATCGTCGCGCTGATCCTCGCCGAACTCGGCCTCGCCCTCTACACGCTGCCGCCGCTGCGCTGA
- a CDS encoding phosphoribosyltransferase, translating to MFRDRADAGRRLAARLRHLRHRHPVVLALPRGGLPVGFEVAADLEAPLDIVIVRKIGAPDQKELAIGAVAEGDPPLVYLDDGLIRALAVPARYVEAETARQIEEIARRRAVYGAGRTRVPVAGAAAIVVDDGIATGATMRVALRATRALRPARLVLAVPVAAPDSLAALRPLADEIACVETPASLGAVGAFYLDFPQLEDGEVTAILARAAARPQRSGGSV from the coding sequence ATGTTCCGCGACCGCGCCGATGCCGGGCGCCGCCTCGCGGCCCGGCTGCGCCACCTGCGGCACCGCCATCCCGTCGTGCTCGCCCTGCCGCGCGGGGGCCTGCCCGTCGGGTTCGAGGTGGCGGCGGACCTGGAGGCGCCGCTCGACATCGTCATCGTCCGCAAGATCGGCGCGCCGGACCAGAAGGAACTCGCCATCGGCGCCGTCGCCGAGGGCGATCCGCCGCTGGTGTATCTCGACGACGGGCTGATCCGCGCGCTGGCGGTGCCGGCGCGCTACGTCGAGGCCGAAACCGCGCGCCAGATCGAGGAGATCGCGCGCCGGCGCGCGGTCTATGGCGCGGGCCGGACGCGGGTGCCGGTGGCCGGCGCCGCGGCGATCGTCGTCGATGACGGGATCGCGACCGGGGCGACGATGCGCGTCGCGCTGCGCGCCACGCGGGCGCTGCGGCCGGCGCGGCTCGTGCTCGCCGTGCCGGTCGCGGCGCCCGACTCGCTGGCGGCGCTGCGCCCGCTGGCGGACGAGATCGCCTGCGTGGAGACGCCGGCCTCGCTCGGCGCGGTCGGCGCGTTCTATCTCGATTTTCCCCAGCTCGAGGACGGCGAGGTGACCGCCATCCTCGCCCGCGCCGCGGCGCGGCCTCAGCGCAGCGGCGGCAGCGTGTAG
- a CDS encoding DUF2267 domain-containing protein translates to MKAASLDTSVQRAHEWLHEIAGELGFDNERAAYAALRATLHAVRDRLPVGLVAHFGAEMPTIVRGVYYEGWHPSPERLRAAHNRDFAEALRAELAGHDELQDVGRVAGAVIRVIERRMAPGQLAHVIEALPRGARALWAAAQAAPG, encoded by the coding sequence ATGAAGGCCGCAAGTCTCGATACCTCGGTGCAGCGGGCGCATGAGTGGCTGCATGAAATCGCCGGCGAACTCGGCTTCGACAACGAGCGGGCGGCCTATGCGGCGCTGCGGGCGACGCTGCACGCCGTGCGCGACCGGCTGCCGGTCGGGCTGGTGGCCCATTTCGGCGCCGAGATGCCGACCATCGTGCGCGGGGTCTATTACGAGGGCTGGCATCCGTCGCCGGAGCGCCTGCGCGCCGCGCACAATCGCGATTTCGCCGAGGCGTTGCGCGCGGAACTCGCCGGGCATGACGAGTTGCAGGATGTCGGGCGCGTCGCCGGCGCGGTGATCCGCGTGATCGAGCGGCGGATGGCGCCGGGGCAGCTCGCCCACGTGATCGAGGCGCTGCCGCGCGGGGCGCGGGCATTGTGGGCGGCGGCGCAGGCCGCGCCGGGCTGA
- a CDS encoding patatin-like phospholipase family protein, which produces MDDDDAPLAAPAPPPGFARYFPLERPPPPPRTFELGLVLGGTVSAGAYTAGALDALVELLDAWEATDPPHRVRLPIVTGCSGGGITAGILGLYARKAHHPMPDDFAALMATAAMPDNPLFDVWVNRVDGLAFLDPSDLAGGTAASLLNCRRLDEIARDMVRYGETPNGFGRAYLPDPYRMILSVTNVEGIPYRFDVPAFTGWTGGNYAQHADYARFALPASGIAADPAGARRPDEFWIGLNPSGEGFADFGTLMQYALAGGAYPMALRPRALTRPAAQYRYRPHVLRTPAGAICEPLVPDWSSLPTTGGQVGFTGIDGGVFDNNPVLLAHRELAGMAAPLEPGPDAARRALLLIDPTLHQPRAPGRVAGGMGGIGLAALGAMEAGANYLTADLDMMADPRIFSHFQLVPVRPDRKTAGAAAAATTVLHAFGGFFCRAFRVHDFMLGRLNMRDYLRRVLILRADNPLFDGWSLAERQRHALDADGAPLPTVDGATPPAAYWLPVIPDSLGPAPGGHASILPWPAGQLDPETLRPALGQRVAALLAIAQKDEISGLLANLWFDAGERFISARITGDIVAAFRAALERHDLLPRAGGAG; this is translated from the coding sequence ATGGACGATGATGACGCGCCGTTGGCGGCGCCCGCCCCGCCGCCCGGCTTCGCCCGGTATTTCCCCCTGGAGCGCCCGCCGCCGCCGCCACGCACCTTCGAACTCGGCCTCGTGCTCGGCGGCACCGTCTCGGCCGGCGCCTATACCGCCGGCGCGCTCGACGCGCTGGTCGAGCTGCTCGACGCCTGGGAGGCGACCGACCCGCCGCACAGGGTTCGCCTGCCGATCGTCACCGGCTGCTCGGGCGGCGGCATCACGGCGGGGATTCTCGGCCTTTACGCCCGCAAGGCCCATCACCCGATGCCGGACGATTTCGCCGCCCTGATGGCGACCGCCGCGATGCCGGACAATCCGCTCTTCGATGTCTGGGTCAACCGGGTCGACGGCCTCGCCTTTCTCGACCCGTCCGACCTCGCGGGCGGCACGGCGGCCTCGCTGCTCAACTGCCGGCGCCTCGACGAGATCGCGCGGGACATGGTCCGCTATGGCGAAACGCCCAACGGGTTCGGCCGCGCCTATCTGCCCGACCCGTACCGGATGATCCTGTCCGTCACCAATGTCGAGGGCATTCCCTACCGGTTCGACGTCCCGGCCTTCACCGGCTGGACGGGCGGAAACTACGCCCAGCACGCCGACTACGCCCGCTTCGCGCTGCCCGCGAGCGGCATCGCCGCCGACCCCGCCGGGGCGCGGCGGCCGGACGAATTCTGGATCGGCCTGAACCCGTCCGGCGAGGGCTTCGCCGATTTCGGCACGCTGATGCAATATGCGCTGGCCGGCGGCGCCTACCCGATGGCGCTGCGGCCCCGCGCGCTCACCCGCCCGGCCGCGCAGTACCGCTATCGCCCGCATGTGCTGCGGACGCCGGCCGGCGCGATCTGCGAGCCGCTGGTCCCCGACTGGTCCAGCCTGCCGACCACCGGCGGGCAGGTCGGCTTCACCGGCATCGATGGCGGCGTGTTCGACAACAATCCGGTCCTGCTCGCGCATCGCGAACTCGCCGGCATGGCCGCCCCGCTCGAACCCGGGCCGGACGCGGCGCGGCGCGCCCTGCTGCTGATCGACCCCACGCTGCACCAGCCCCGCGCGCCCGGCCGCGTGGCGGGCGGGATGGGCGGCATCGGCCTCGCCGCGCTCGGGGCGATGGAGGCCGGCGCCAACTACCTCACCGCCGATCTCGACATGATGGCCGACCCGCGGATCTTCAGCCATTTCCAGCTCGTGCCGGTCCGGCCGGACCGCAAGACGGCGGGCGCCGCCGCCGCCGCCACCACCGTCCTGCACGCCTTCGGCGGCTTCTTCTGCCGGGCCTTCCGGGTCCACGATTTCATGCTCGGCCGGCTGAACATGCGCGACTATCTGCGCCGCGTGCTGATCCTGCGCGCCGACAACCCGCTCTTCGACGGCTGGAGCCTCGCCGAGCGGCAACGCCACGCGCTCGATGCCGATGGCGCCCCCCTGCCCACGGTAGACGGCGCGACACCCCCCGCCGCCTACTGGCTGCCGGTGATCCCCGACAGTCTCGGCCCGGCGCCCGGCGGCCATGCCAGCATCCTGCCCTGGCCCGCGGGGCAACTCGACCCCGAAACGCTGCGCCCGGCACTCGGCCAGCGGGTGGCCGCCCTTCTCGCCATCGCGCAGAAAGACGAGATCTCGGGGCTGCTGGCCAATCTCTGGTTCGACGCCGGCGAACGCTTCATCTCGGCGCGGATCACCGGCGATATCGTCGCCGCCTTCCGGGCGGCGCTGGAACGGCACGATCTGCTGCCGCGCGCCGGCGGCGCCGGCTGA